A single Vespula vulgaris chromosome 3, iyVesVulg1.1, whole genome shotgun sequence DNA region contains:
- the LOC127062880 gene encoding capon-like protein isoform X2 gives MLKNWTKQTVANVNANSTTLANSISGSTISSNLAAAPECENSLKPRKKLSFKEPETIFNHLKLRRPFVRAKTTSLQPVRSASIDINLDENPFEEENDELEELESQAMRVVRTVGQAFEVCHKLSINNTNEDRDRGEKEKERDHSENHRDVYEEQDEIPNEQSQSSPLTLHKDISLLGETEDSVQEQSSVSCLLRSHDVPATTASTSPIRQSPLGTVASDCGGLLVGGELTALKHEIQLLRERLEQQSQQTRAAVAHAKLLQDQLAAETAARVEAQTRTHQLLVQNKELLEHIGALVGHLREQERISSGHVNTQSQMPVSSTTTQQASTIPDLPNLGQCQRTGEQNSPWESDPSAFTYCPYSMDSLYPGSLGVMGIQGSSSSTDQLHFQAQLIERLHNISPYQSQRSPYATPSPYTMPHGFLLSPNSRPSNSAQLSPSSISLRVSQPNSFTPSPVMNHKLDNYRTTTTIAENADIQQSSFIKPLPCNVNDQSSPSIDNNKIKQERYYGQEEIPPIVLDPPPQGKRMDGIPKEVSVKHNSQKTNNDKGQAQKKIAAMLRSPGPPPTRTTSARLPPRNDLMSQVKRTTWARHTTK, from the exons atgttgaaaaattgGACGAAGCAAACGGTCGCCAACGTCAATGCGAATTCAACGACGTTGGCGAATTCGATTTCCGGTTCTACCATCTCTTCGAATCTTGCTGCAGCTCCAGAATGCGAAAATTCTCTCAAACCACGTAAAAAGCTCTCCTTTAAGGAACCGGAGACGATTTTTAATCACTTAAAGCTGAGAAGACCTTTCGTTCGAGCGAAAACCACATCGTTACAGCCAGTTCGTTCGGCATCGATCGACATCAATCTCGATGAGAATCCTTTCGAGGAGGAAAACGACGAACTCGAGGAACTCGAG AGTCAAGCAATGAGGGTAGTGAGAACCGTGGGACAAGCCTTCGAGGTGTGCCATAAattaagtataaataatacgaacgaGGATAGAGATCGtggggaaaaggaaaaggaaagggatcACAGCGAGAATCATCGTGACGTTTACGAGGAACAAGATGAAATTCCTAACGAGCAATCGCAATCTTCACCGTTGACGTTGCACAAAG ACATATCGCTGTTAGGAGAAACAGAGGATTCGGTTCAGGAACAATCGTCTGTTTCTTGTCTTCTAAGATCTCACGACGTTCCAGCGACCACAGCTTCTACCTCACCTATTAGACAATCGCCATTG GGCACGGTAGCCTCCGATTGCGGAGGTTTATTGGTAGGAGGCGAATTAACTGCTCTAAAACACGAAATTCAACTTTTACGAGAACGATTAGAGCAGCAAAGTCAACAAACCAGAGCCGCTGTTGCTCATGCGAAACTTCTACAGGATCAGCTTGCAGCAGAGACTGCTGCACGCGTCGAAGCTcag ACGCGAACGCATCAATTGCTGGTGCAAAATAAGGAATTGTTGGAACACATAGGAGCATTGGTTGGTCATCTCAGGGAACAAGAACGTATATCGAGTGGTCACGTTAATACGCAATCTCAAATGCCTGTATCGTCGACGACGACTCAACAGGCATCCACCATTCCTGATTTACCTAATCTTGGCCAG TGCCAACGAACTGGAGAACAAAATTCACCTTGGGAATCGGATCCATCGGCGTTCACTTATTGTCCTTACTCTATGGATTCCTTGTATCCTGGTAGTCTCGGTGTTATGGGAATTCAAGGAAGCAGCAGTTCTACGGATCAATTACATTTCCAAGCTCAGTTAATCGAGAGACTTCATAATATTAGTCCATATCAAAGTCAAAGATCACCTTATGCTACACCATCACCGTATACGATGCCGCatggatttttattatctcctaATTCCAGACCGTCG AACTCAGCACAGCTTTCACCAAGCTCGATATCTCTAAGAGTGTCTCAGCCCAATAGTTTCACACCGTCACCTGTTATGAATCACAAATTGGACAATTACAGGACAACGACAACTATCGCTGAGAACGCGGATATTCAACAATCGTCTTTTATTAAACCGTTACCTTGTAATGTCAATGATCAAAGTTCGCCGTCAATAGATAATAACAAGATCAAGCAAGAACGTTATTATGGTCAAGAAGAGATACCACCTATAGTTTTGGATCCACCACCACAAGGCAAACGTATGGATGGTATTCCCAAAGAAGTCTCTGTTAAACACAATTCTCAAAAAACCAACAATGACAAAGGTCAAGCTCAGAAAAAAATTGCTGCGATGTTACGTTCACCTGGTCCACCACCAACTCGTACGACTAGTGCTCGTCTACCACCGAGAAACGATCTGATGAGTCAGGTCAAAAGGACAACTTGGGCTCGGCATACTAcgaagtaa
- the LOC127062181 gene encoding transmembrane channel-like protein, whose amino-acid sequence MQLKEQNFAETSGTSYEVYMEKRRLPGILRTISRTSITNITKSRLALRQGESTSSLSSFDRPSVKFVNVKGDNGKDSVMSEQEEKQIMMNQSEIQNKSHIDEQEEHEEREECEERDEDYSVSASAIILRRNSSRRQSRRKRRTSSPFATEGEEVNAVRRQSSAYTNSSIDTAISIEDGGTQEQVFEKLKLHKEVLNGVKEEPWPLRKKMKLVRQAKLYVRKHEGVLQERLAQNRSTKDVIARVSLLITKKWQYFRRELINLETWLIPWELRIKEIESHFGSAVASYFTFLRWLFWINFVITILLTAFVAVPEMFIADVKFAGERKMIPKEERIKSSHLTTLWKFEGILRYSPFFYGWYTNHDSKKGYRLPLAYFVTNLVVYTYSFVVILRKMAKNSRQSKLTEKEDECTFSWKLFTGWDFMIGNPETAHNRVASIVLSFKEALLEEAEKKKDKRNWKIILIRSFVHISVLSLLALSAYIVVEVVARSTEEEADKNLWRQNEITLVMSLISYVFPIIFEVLGLLESYHPRKQLRRQLARIMVLNLLNLYSLIFALFNKISYMKEKLIQLNPTKMNCKYIPVKCVGNLINSESTVTLASLSLALMGSVTYANITDQSIKQNQSASIQYEGFIKEFLSNDNNFRHFNYGDYNSNSEDYYNNGDYPPIDNDLFNNTFIDNEINNTWLSTTSNNEEFQTTNSSLYTNEDYRNTESFAENSTDSYSSESTSGTSKDNDIYEEYNSSSSTTKFDITKESNNFVTEYSVFSTEGNDNATNTSNVSNELSGSDIPLTENIKHIVMCYERICTSETQEEAPVQRLDLKTRKELRRLCWETMYGQELAKLTVMDLVMTIVSTLGMDFFRAVFVRCMNNCWCWDLEKQFPQYGDFKIAENILHLVNNQGMVWMGMFFSPGLAVLNLLKLGILMYLRSWAVLTCNVPHEIVFRASRSNNFYFALLLMMLFLCVLPVGYAIVRVEPSWHCGPFSGYSRIYMFATKSLKDSLPEVIKPCLDYISSASMVIPLIVLMTLIIYYMASLTGSLREANNDLKIQLRQERTEKRRKLFKIAEKRQEAIDTSFARWKKAVLPSNNSNKCDSYTAIAIEKLNDVVTHERKYSITFEEVGITDVEPESLPHDSNLRRKMHEVRDFGRTNIFSNSLVSPSSKDALIPEIRINEAEDKTTKNNFHSVNEKSDTD is encoded by the exons ATGcaattaaaagaacaaaattttgcTGAGACTTCTGGAACATCTTACGAAGTCTacatggaaaaaagaagattaccTGGTATATTAAGGACGATAAGCAGGACATCTATCACGAACATCACGAAATCTCGATTGGCCCTACGACAG GGAGAATCCACTTCGTCGCTTTCTTCGTTCGACAGACCTTCTGTTAAATTTGTTAACGTAAAAGGCGACAACGGAAAGGACAGTGTTATGAgtgaacaagaagaaaaacaaataatgatGAACCAATCGGAAATACAGAATAAATCGCATATTG ACGAGCAAGAGGAACATGAAGAACGCGAAGAATGCGAGGAACGTGACGAAGATTATTCAGTATCAGCATCAGCCATCATTCTACGACGTAATTCCTCACGACGACAAAGTAGACGCAAACGACGAACGTCTTCACCCTTTGCTACCGAAGGTGAAGAGGTCAATGCAGTTCGACGGCAATCTTCAGCATACACGAATAGCTCTATCGA CACTGCTATCTCGATCGAAGATGGTGGCACACAAGAACAAGTTTTTGAAAAGCTAAAGTTACACAAAGAAGTTTTGAATGGTGTGAAAGAGGAACCATGGCCATTAcgtaaaaagatgaaattagtTCGACAAGCAAAATTATACGTTAGAAAGCATGAAGGTGTTCTGCAAGAAAGACTCGCTCAAAACCGTAGCACGAAGGACGTCATTGCTCGTGTTTCTCTTCTAATCACAAAG AAATGGCAATATTTCCGTCGTGAACTGATCAATCTTGAGACTTGGCTCATACCTTGGGAACTTCGtatcaaagaaatagaatCACACTTTGGTTCAGCCGTGGCATCGTATTTCACGTTTCTAAGATGGCTCTTTTGGATAAATTTTGTGATTACTATTTTGCTTACGGCATTTGTAGCAGTACCTGAG ATGTTTATAGCCGATGTAAAGTTCGCCGgtgagagaaaaatgataccaaaggaagaaagaataaaatctaGTCACCTAACGACATTATGGAAATTCGAGGGTATTCTTAGATATTCCCCATTCTTTTATGGCTGGTATACTAATCACGATTCGAAGAAAGGCTATAGACTACCACTTGCTTACTTCGTTACTAATCTTGTCGTCTACACTTACAGCTTCGTTGTGATATTACGAAA AATGGCTAAAAATTCTCGGCAAAGTAAACTCacggaaaaagaagatgaatgTACTTTCTCATGGAAACTTTTTACCGGTTGGGACTTCATGATCGGTAATCCCGAGACTGCTCATAATCGTGTTGCAAGTATAGTTCTTAGTTTTAAAGAGGCTCTATTAGAAGaagctgaaaaaaaaaaggataaaagaaa TTGGAAAATTATATTGATCAGAAGCTTTGTCCATATATCGGTTCTATCTTTGTTAGCACTGTCAGCTTATATCGTAGTTGAAGTAGTAGCACGAAGTACCGAGGAAGAAGCTGATAAAAATTTGTGGCGTCAAAATGAAATCACATTGGTGATGTCTCTCATTTCTTACGtttttccaattatttttGAAGTTCTCGGTCTTCTCGAAAGTTATCATCCTAGAAAGCAACTTCGAAGGCAATTGGCacg GATAATGGTCCTTAATCTTTTGAATTTGTACTCATTAATATTCGCACTCTTCAATAAAATAAGTTACATG aaagaaaaattaatccaATTGAATCCTACGAAAAtgaattgtaaatatatacctgTAAAATGCGTTGGCAATCTAATAAATTCCGAATCAACTGTAACTTTAGCATCTCTCAGTTTAGCGTTAATGGGTAGTGTGACTTATGCAAATATCACTGATCAGTCGATCAAACAAAATCAATCtg CTTCTATACAATACGAAGgatttattaaagaatttttatcgaacgataataattttcgccATTTCAATTACGGAGATTACAATTCCAACTCGGAAGATTATTACAACAATGGCGATTATCCACCAATTGATAACGACCTCTTCAATAATACTTTCATAgacaatgaaattaataatacttggTTGAGCACAACTAGTAATAACGAGGAATTTCAGACGACTAATTCAAGTTTGTATACTAACGAAGATTATCGAAATACTGAAAGTTTTGCAGAAAATTCGACGGATAGTTATTCGAGCGAAAGCACGTCTGGTACATCGAaagataatgatatttatgaAGAGTATAATTCTAGCTCTAGCACGACAAAATTCGATATCacaaaagaaagtaataattttgtgACAGAATACAGTGTATTCAGTACGGAAGGAAATGACAACGCAACGAACACATCAAATGTTTCGAACGAACTAAGTGGATCTGATATTCCACttacagaaaatataaaacatattgtTATGTGTTACGAGAGAATATGTACCAGCGAGACTCAAGAAG AGGCACCAGTACAAAGATTAGATTTAAAAACGCGTAAAGAGCTTCGACGTTTATGTTGGGAGACAATGTATGGACAGGAACTTGCTAAATTAACTGTTATGGATTTG GTAATGACAATTGTTTCCACGCTTGGTATGGATTTTTTTCGAGCTGTGTTCGTACGTTGTATGAACAATTGTTGGTGTTGGGATCTTGAAAAACAATTTCCACAATACGGGGATTTTAAAATCGCCGAGAATATACTTCATTTAGTGAATAATCAGGGTATGGTCTGGATGGGCATGTTCTTCAGTCCTGGTCTGGCAGTGTTGAATCTTCTGAAGCTTGGCATTCTTATGTATTTACGTTCGTGGGCAGTTTTAACATGCAATGTACCTCATGAAATAGTTTTTCGAGCATCCAG GTCTAATAATTTCTACTTCGCATTATTACTGATGATGTTATTTTTATGCGTACTACCAGTCGGTTATGCCATAGTTCGGGTCGAACCATCCTGGCATTGCGGTCCATTTTCTGGCTATTCAAGAATCTATATGTTTGCGACGAAAAGTCTTAAAGATAGTTTACCTGAAGTAATCAAGCC ATGTCTCGATTATATATCATCAGCTAGTATGGTAATACCTCTAATCGTTCTAATGACGTTAATTATTTACTACATGGCTTCACTAACGGGATCTCTCAGAGAAGCCAATAACGATTTAAAG ATACAATTGCGTCAAGAACGTACGGAAAAACGACGTAAATTATTCAAGATCGCGGAGAAAAGACAAGAAGCTATTGATACGTCGTTCGCTAGATGGAAAAAAGCAGTTTTGCCGTCAAATAATTCAAACAAAT gTGATTCTTATACGGCGATAGCGATTGAAAAACTAAACGATGTGGTAACGCATGAAAGGAAATATTCGATAACTTTTGAAGAAGTTGGGATTACTGATGTTGAGCCGGAATCTTTACCACATGATTCTAATTTACGTCGAAAAATGCATGAAGTTCGAGATTTTGGCAG AACGAATATCTTCAGCAATTCTTTAGTATCACCGTCGAGCAAGGATGCACTTATACCAGAGATTCGAATAAACGAGGCCGAAGATAAAACaacaaagaataattttcattcagtaaatgaaaaaagtgatACCGACTGA
- the LOC127062880 gene encoding carboxyl-terminal PDZ ligand of neuronal nitric oxide synthase protein isoform X1 codes for MPSKKQYNLVHNDEYDTRIPLHSEEAFHRGIVFHAKFIGSMEVPRPTSRVEIVAAMRRIRYEFKAKGIKKKKVTLEVSVDGLKVMLRKKKKKQQWMEENKLYLMHHPIYRIFYVSHDSHDLKIFSYIARDGSSNTFKCNVFKSSKKSQAMRVVRTVGQAFEVCHKLSINNTNEDRDRGEKEKERDHSENHRDVYEEQDEIPNEQSQSSPLTLHKDISLLGETEDSVQEQSSVSCLLRSHDVPATTASTSPIRQSPLGTVASDCGGLLVGGELTALKHEIQLLRERLEQQSQQTRAAVAHAKLLQDQLAAETAARVEAQTRTHQLLVQNKELLEHIGALVGHLREQERISSGHVNTQSQMPVSSTTTQQASTIPDLPNLGQCQRTGEQNSPWESDPSAFTYCPYSMDSLYPGSLGVMGIQGSSSSTDQLHFQAQLIERLHNISPYQSQRSPYATPSPYTMPHGFLLSPNSRPSNSAQLSPSSISLRVSQPNSFTPSPVMNHKLDNYRTTTTIAENADIQQSSFIKPLPCNVNDQSSPSIDNNKIKQERYYGQEEIPPIVLDPPPQGKRMDGIPKEVSVKHNSQKTNNDKGQAQKKIAAMLRSPGPPPTRTTSARLPPRNDLMSQVKRTTWARHTTK; via the exons tTCATTGGTTCTATGGAGGTACCACGACCAACCAGCAGAGTTGAGATCGTGGCGGCGATGCGAAGGATTCGG taCGAATTTAAGGCGAAAGGgatcaagaagaagaaagtgacGTTGGAGGTATCGGTCGACGGGTTGAAGGTCATGCTCCGGAAGAAGAAG aaGAAACAGCAATGGATGGAAGAAAACAAACTATATCTCATGCATCACCCGATTTACAG GATATTCTATGTCTCCCACGACAGTCACGACTTGAAAATTTTTAGTTACATCGCCCGTGACGGTAGCAGTAACACCTTCAAATGTAACGTCTTCAAATCTAGTAAAAAG AGTCAAGCAATGAGGGTAGTGAGAACCGTGGGACAAGCCTTCGAGGTGTGCCATAAattaagtataaataatacgaacgaGGATAGAGATCGtggggaaaaggaaaaggaaagggatcACAGCGAGAATCATCGTGACGTTTACGAGGAACAAGATGAAATTCCTAACGAGCAATCGCAATCTTCACCGTTGACGTTGCACAAAG ACATATCGCTGTTAGGAGAAACAGAGGATTCGGTTCAGGAACAATCGTCTGTTTCTTGTCTTCTAAGATCTCACGACGTTCCAGCGACCACAGCTTCTACCTCACCTATTAGACAATCGCCATTG GGCACGGTAGCCTCCGATTGCGGAGGTTTATTGGTAGGAGGCGAATTAACTGCTCTAAAACACGAAATTCAACTTTTACGAGAACGATTAGAGCAGCAAAGTCAACAAACCAGAGCCGCTGTTGCTCATGCGAAACTTCTACAGGATCAGCTTGCAGCAGAGACTGCTGCACGCGTCGAAGCTcag ACGCGAACGCATCAATTGCTGGTGCAAAATAAGGAATTGTTGGAACACATAGGAGCATTGGTTGGTCATCTCAGGGAACAAGAACGTATATCGAGTGGTCACGTTAATACGCAATCTCAAATGCCTGTATCGTCGACGACGACTCAACAGGCATCCACCATTCCTGATTTACCTAATCTTGGCCAG TGCCAACGAACTGGAGAACAAAATTCACCTTGGGAATCGGATCCATCGGCGTTCACTTATTGTCCTTACTCTATGGATTCCTTGTATCCTGGTAGTCTCGGTGTTATGGGAATTCAAGGAAGCAGCAGTTCTACGGATCAATTACATTTCCAAGCTCAGTTAATCGAGAGACTTCATAATATTAGTCCATATCAAAGTCAAAGATCACCTTATGCTACACCATCACCGTATACGATGCCGCatggatttttattatctcctaATTCCAGACCGTCG AACTCAGCACAGCTTTCACCAAGCTCGATATCTCTAAGAGTGTCTCAGCCCAATAGTTTCACACCGTCACCTGTTATGAATCACAAATTGGACAATTACAGGACAACGACAACTATCGCTGAGAACGCGGATATTCAACAATCGTCTTTTATTAAACCGTTACCTTGTAATGTCAATGATCAAAGTTCGCCGTCAATAGATAATAACAAGATCAAGCAAGAACGTTATTATGGTCAAGAAGAGATACCACCTATAGTTTTGGATCCACCACCACAAGGCAAACGTATGGATGGTATTCCCAAAGAAGTCTCTGTTAAACACAATTCTCAAAAAACCAACAATGACAAAGGTCAAGCTCAGAAAAAAATTGCTGCGATGTTACGTTCACCTGGTCCACCACCAACTCGTACGACTAGTGCTCGTCTACCACCGAGAAACGATCTGATGAGTCAGGTCAAAAGGACAACTTGGGCTCGGCATACTAcgaagtaa